The sequence GCATAATTTGTAACTCGCGCTCTGACAAACAACTAAAAGGCGTTTCGGTCGGCGGTTCCAACTGCCCTAAAGCCATTTGTTGCGCGATATCAGAAGCAATGTAACGTTGCCCTGAATGAACCGCTCGGATAGCCGTCACAACATCCTGAGGTGCAGCACCTTTACTTAAATACCCACTAGCACCCGCTTGCATAACTTTCGCGGGTAACGGATTTTCGGTATGAATAGTTAACATGATAACTTTAGTATCTGGGGAAAAACGTAAAATTTTACGCGTTGCCTCCAACCCGCCAATACCGGGCATATTCATATCCATCAAAACGATATCAACAATATGGTTACGGCACCATTTTACCGCATCTTCACCACACTGCATCTCATCCGCTACTTTGATACCCTTGATGTCTTCAAGAATGCGTCGTATCCCTGCGCGCACCAGTTCGTGGTCATCAACAAGAAGAACGCTAATCAAAGAAAATTCTCCAAAAAATAAGGGAGTAACCTAATCACGCTTGACTTACGGCAATGATATTACTTGTTTTCGGGCAAAGAATGAATACAGAATAATTGCAAATTCATATCTATATTGTTTGACAGATATTATTTTTATCATCTTTTTTACTATGTGCATAAAATCACAGGCATATCAATTAATGACATGATAAAAAAGGAAAGTTTTTTAAGATTTTTCTTGGCGTTACGCATTCATTCATACAAATCGTAATTATTATCCCTCAAAAAAATAATTTTTATGTCATCTAACACAACATATTGATACAACTGATAATCATATAATTTTTCCCTATTTTCATTTATAGGAATTATTCTTATTTTTTATTTATTGCACATCTCTTATTCACCTTAAAAATGAGTGTTTTTGACACAAATTACTCATTACAAAAAAGACATGCCTTTTATGAACAAAATTAACTTAATTAAGTTAATGCATTCAGCATGAATAAAAACATTGGTTAGCCACAACATCACCGGCATGCTGCTCTTCATTGGGAGATTGCGCACATGTTATCAAAGCTAATCATCAGTTTATGATATAATGCAATAACTGTTTAATAATGCCACCTATGCTCACTGCGGTGCGGGTCTCCCAAATCGTCCTGTCCACAGGAAAGCGACCATTTCAGGAAAAAAAATGAGTAATCCAGACTTTACCACTTCTGCTGACCCAGAAACTTTAGCAAATGAAGTTGCATGTTTGAAAGCTACTGTGACCTTTCTGTTAAAAGCGATCGGCCAAGCCGATGCGGGAAAAGTAATTTTAAATATCGAGCGCTCTATTGCCGATATTGAAGACACTGCTCAAGCTGAAGTTTTCACCAATACACTTGCTCAAATTAAAAGCGGTTATCGCCAATAACGGCCAGTGATAACGTGCAATATTCCTATGCAATCATGCTGTCGATATAGAAAATTCTTTTCTTTCATTGAAATATACTCTATCGGCAGCTTGTTTTATAATCGTTTGAGGCAATGATGGGCCTGCTACTAAAAGCATTAATCGGTGCCGCCGTTGTGGTATTGATAGGAATATTATCAAAAACGCGTAATTACTACATTGCTGGCTTAATCCCGTTGTTTCCGACATTCGCACTTATTGCACATTATGTCGTTGGTAGCGAACGCAGTATCCAGGCATTGCGTATCACCATCATCTTTGGTTTATGGGCAATCATTCCTTACTTTATCTATCTGATATCACTTTATTTTTTTATTGGACACTTGCGTTTACCCACGGCATTAACGGCAGCCGTGTTATGTTGGGTTATTGCTGCCTGGATACTCATATCTGCATGGAGTCGATGGCACGGCTAACAACTGCCCATGCCATAAAACATAATTTAGTCAACGTAATAGCAATAAAAGAAGGGCATGAATAGCAAGCATGACCACTGAGAAAATCAGGTTCAGGTTACTGATGGATTTTGATCTCACCTCATCCGATGGCTCATCACTTACCTGAATTTTCCTGATTCGGTAAATCCAATACCCACCAAGCACCACGAAAAGCAGTGCTAATGACACGGCTACCAGAGGATAACCCCACACCAAATATTCACTTAACCCTGCAATAACAAACCAAAGAATGACAAATACCATGATTGAACACCTCATATTTTGAGAAGGCAATCTTAGCACACGCCATAAAATCGCTTAAGTTCAGACCATATAAATGGGGCAAACCAAATAGTCAGTGAAATCATAGAAGCATGAGCCAGAATCGACCTTATCATTGGCGGAATATCCACCACCTGACAATAACAATCACTCGAAAATAATGAATAAGAGCTAAACCTGCGGAACAATAAAGGCTTAACTCTTATTTCAGTCAGAGGGTTATTGACTCATCCAGCGCTAGCTCACTACATATTATTGTAGAAACTCTTTCTGCACCCAAAGACTCACACTTCCCCCATTCACTGGGAATACAGCCTCACCGGAATCATCGGTGGTAATAATAGCCGAGTGATTAGCTAAAAAATCAGCAAACTCTTTATTGGCTAAGTTTTCTCCTAACGTGATTTTTTTCTCATTTTCAGCACCATTAGAAAGAACAACAACACAACCGGGATCATCCTCTGTACCTGCACGGACAAAAGCTATACAGTTTTTATCATCAAAATAGTCACTTTGCGCGCCATGTGCAAAGCGCTTTCTAGCTTGAATTAATTTTTTTAATTCGGCAATAACCGGCATTTCTATCTGATAAGTCCCTCCATCATCCCCAGTGTCTTCATAGTTAGCGCCAAATAAATCAGGATAAAATATACAAGGAATTCCCTGCTCACGAATTAAAATCAATGCATAGGCTAGCGGTTTAAACCAAGGTTCAACAGGGGCCTCCAGAGATTGAAGTGGTTGAGTATCGTGGTTTGCCACTATGGTGATTGTATGCATTGGATCGGCTTCGATTAATGTCCCACTAAACACGTGTGTGAGATCAAAATCCTCCCCTTGATTTGATGCCTCGTGAAACTTGTGGTGCAAGGCCACATCAAACAACATTGCCGCCCCTTCAACGCGTTCCAGATATTGCTGTAATTTTTCAATATCGGGTGACCAATATTCCGCAATAATCAGTAAATCATGATTCGCTTTATTTTGGACGTGCTGAATCCATTGTTTGAAAAACCATGCGGGGATATGTTTCACTGCATCCAGGCGAAAACCATCAATTGGTAATGTCTCTAGCAACCACTCTCCCCAATAATTTAACTCGCCCATGACAGCAGGGTTGCGGAAATCAATATCGTCCCCCATGAGATAATCAAAATTACCTAACTCGTCATCAACCTCGGTATTCCAGCCATCCTCACTGTAATCATTTATAATTTTAAAAATACCCTCATCTGTCGACTCTTCAATATGATCAACACCGCTAAAGCATTGTTTATCCCAGATAAAGGATGAGTACGTTTCGTGGCGACCTGGAAAGGTGAACCGGGTATAAGCTTGAGCATCGATAACGCCATCATCAATCTCAGTACGGTTTTCAGGATTTACTTTATGGACACTTATCTGTTCTTTTTCATCGGCACCCATTTTATGATTGAATACAACATCAAGCAGGACCTTGATATTCATTTCCTTCAGGCGATTAATTGCATTGAATAGCCCTTCTATGTCTCCGTATTTCGTTGCCCGAGTTCCCTTCTGTTCAAATTCACCTAAATCAAACAAGTCATAAGTATCATATCCGACAGAATACCCGCCTGAAGCGCCTTTATAGGCGGGAGGAAGCCAGACGTAATTAATTCCTAGCTGGCTAATATGCTCAGCTTGCTCAGCAACCTCCTGCCATAATTTGCCTCCATCAGGATAATACCAATGGAAAAACTGGAAAATTGTGGGATTTTTCATAGGCTTGATAACTCCGTTTTACCATGTCACTCATAGTATGGCCCACTTTATAAAATTTGGACTGGCAATAAAGTAATAGACTGTGTATTCCTTATTACTAGTGAGCTAATCTGAGTCTCACCCGCGTGTATTATTGGGAGTTTAAATGAATATAGTGGATATCCCATTCGGTATCACTGATTGGTCGACTGTGGATAAAACCGAACATATGGGGGACCAAGGGATTGCATATTGGCGAACTCAAAATTTTGGGGGTATCAGGGTTCGCATGGTTGAATACAGTGCAGGATACATTGCTGATCATTGGTGTTCCAAAGGGCACATTTTGCTGTGCATTGACGGTGAGTTAAATACTGAACTCGCTGATGGGCGTATTTTTATATTAAAAGCGGGTATGAGTTATCAAGTCGCTGACCACGCAGAAGCTCATCGTTCTTCAACCATCTCTGGTGCCA comes from Yersinia canariae and encodes:
- the uvrY gene encoding UvrY/SirA/GacA family response regulator transcription factor, whose amino-acid sequence is MISVLLVDDHELVRAGIRRILEDIKGIKVADEMQCGEDAVKWCRNHIVDIVLMDMNMPGIGGLEATRKILRFSPDTKVIMLTIHTENPLPAKVMQAGASGYLSKGAAPQDVVTAIRAVHSGQRYIASDIAQQMALGQLEPPTETPFSCLSERELQIMLMITKGQKVNEISEQLHLSPKTVNSYRYRMFSKLNISGDVELTHLAIRHGLFNAETLSNSD
- the amyA gene encoding alpha-amylase produces the protein MKNPTIFQFFHWYYPDGGKLWQEVAEQAEHISQLGINYVWLPPAYKGASGGYSVGYDTYDLFDLGEFEQKGTRATKYGDIEGLFNAINRLKEMNIKVLLDVVFNHKMGADEKEQISVHKVNPENRTEIDDGVIDAQAYTRFTFPGRHETYSSFIWDKQCFSGVDHIEESTDEGIFKIINDYSEDGWNTEVDDELGNFDYLMGDDIDFRNPAVMGELNYWGEWLLETLPIDGFRLDAVKHIPAWFFKQWIQHVQNKANHDLLIIAEYWSPDIEKLQQYLERVEGAAMLFDVALHHKFHEASNQGEDFDLTHVFSGTLIEADPMHTITIVANHDTQPLQSLEAPVEPWFKPLAYALILIREQGIPCIFYPDLFGANYEDTGDDGGTYQIEMPVIAELKKLIQARKRFAHGAQSDYFDDKNCIAFVRAGTEDDPGCVVVLSNGAENEKKITLGENLANKEFADFLANHSAIITTDDSGEAVFPVNGGSVSLWVQKEFLQ
- a CDS encoding DHCW motif cupin fold protein; this encodes MNIVDIPFGITDWSTVDKTEHMGDQGIAYWRTQNFGGIRVRMVEYSAGYIADHWCSKGHILLCIDGELNTELADGRIFILKAGMSYQVADHAEAHRSSTISGARLFIVD
- a CDS encoding DUF2594 family protein, whose amino-acid sequence is MSNPDFTTSADPETLANEVACLKATVTFLLKAIGQADAGKVILNIERSIADIEDTAQAEVFTNTLAQIKSGYRQ
- a CDS encoding GlpM family protein, with the translated sequence MGLLLKALIGAAVVVLIGILSKTRNYYIAGLIPLFPTFALIAHYVVGSERSIQALRITIIFGLWAIIPYFIYLISLYFFIGHLRLPTALTAAVLCWVIAAWILISAWSRWHG